Proteins from a genomic interval of Undibacterium parvum:
- a CDS encoding SIS domain-containing protein: MLNALPANSPPKVTPSEKGLLARIRTASTALSRAERQVAEFLLQKPHNALEMSIRVLAQACDVSEPTVARFSQSMGFDGFKTFKMAFAKSLATGIPYLHLDVNQADHVRDVLPKVFDRTIAALMEARNSANPTSFEAAVNLLARARRIECYGLGYSGALAVDAQLKFFRFGIPTTVFCDGHLQAQSASLLNSDCLVVAFSRTGRTRDLIRSVQLAKNAGAKILVLCASGGPLADLADVHLSVDVEEDPDIYTPMTSRLAHLTYIDALAVAVTLLRGPAAIDMLERAKNSISEKKIDSKLE, translated from the coding sequence ATGCTTAACGCTCTCCCCGCAAACTCACCGCCCAAAGTAACGCCTTCCGAAAAAGGCTTACTGGCACGGATACGTACGGCCAGTACGGCACTGAGCCGGGCAGAGCGTCAGGTTGCTGAATTTTTACTGCAAAAGCCACACAATGCATTGGAAATGTCGATACGGGTATTGGCGCAAGCCTGCGATGTCAGCGAACCGACGGTCGCACGGTTTTCGCAATCCATGGGTTTTGATGGCTTTAAAACCTTTAAGATGGCGTTCGCCAAAAGCCTGGCGACCGGTATCCCCTACCTGCATCTGGACGTGAATCAAGCAGATCACGTCAGAGATGTCCTGCCCAAGGTGTTCGATCGCACGATCGCAGCGCTGATGGAGGCACGCAATTCAGCCAACCCTACCAGCTTCGAAGCAGCCGTAAATTTACTGGCACGCGCCCGTCGCATAGAGTGTTACGGGCTGGGTTATTCGGGCGCTTTGGCGGTCGACGCACAGTTAAAATTCTTCCGCTTTGGCATACCCACCACGGTGTTTTGCGATGGCCATTTGCAGGCACAATCGGCATCTTTACTCAACAGCGATTGCCTGGTAGTCGCGTTCTCGCGCACCGGCCGTACCCGCGACCTGATACGCAGCGTACAACTGGCAAAAAATGCCGGAGCTAAAATTTTGGTATTGTGCGCCAGTGGTGGGCCCTTGGCCGACTTGGCCGATGTACACCTGAGCGTAGACGTAGAAGAAGATCCGGATATTTACACGCCTATGACCTCGCGTCTGGCGCATCTGACCTATATCGATGCGCTGGCGGTTGCCGTTACTTTGCTGCGTGGTCCAGCCGCTATTGACATGTTAGAGCGTGCCAAAAACAGCATTAGTGAGAAAAAAATTGACTCTAAACTAGAGTAA
- the pgl gene encoding 6-phosphogluconolactonase yields MSTIKFNSYADFSALSDALLAEWISEIDGATAARLPAHFALAGGSTPAPVYRKLDAMLAARDICNLHLVATDERWVADSDAQSNEGLFKQCMPLSYGKQWQLVSLKNAARTPEVAVEAISERLHQQIPHSFNAVLLGMGTDGHIASLFPGAPTQHDHLACLAALHPQTRQSRISLSLPRLLNTKKIWLVISGAEKRQLLERAASLSLPISTLIAQAGCTIEVFWCP; encoded by the coding sequence ATGAGCACGATTAAATTTAATTCTTACGCAGACTTCTCTGCACTGAGCGATGCACTGCTGGCAGAGTGGATATCAGAAATAGATGGCGCAACAGCGGCGCGGCTTCCAGCCCATTTTGCCCTTGCAGGCGGCTCCACGCCTGCGCCTGTGTATCGCAAACTAGACGCGATGCTGGCCGCGCGCGACATTTGCAATCTACATCTGGTCGCCACCGATGAGCGCTGGGTGGCCGACAGCGATGCGCAAAGTAATGAGGGTTTATTCAAGCAATGTATGCCGCTCTCCTATGGTAAGCAATGGCAACTAGTCTCATTGAAAAATGCGGCACGCACACCGGAAGTAGCGGTAGAAGCAATTAGCGAGCGTCTGCATCAACAAATACCGCACAGTTTTAATGCGGTCTTGCTGGGCATGGGTACTGACGGCCATATCGCCTCACTATTCCCGGGCGCACCGACTCAGCATGATCATCTGGCCTGTCTGGCTGCGCTACATCCGCAAACGCGCCAGAGCCGCATCTCTCTGTCGCTGCCGCGCCTGTTAAACACCAAAAAAATCTGGCTAGTGATTAGCGGTGCAGAAAAACGACAATTATTAGAACGCGCCGCCAGCCTTAGTTTGCCGATTTCTACTTTAATCGCCCAAGCAGGCTGTACCATAGAGGTCTTTTGGTGTCCCTGA
- the pgi gene encoding glucose-6-phosphate isomerase has protein sequence MSVSRTPLWCLLQQRANNMPSLKDLFQADPQRFTHFSASACGMLLDYSKQRIDTTAKLNLLALARQQEVESRRDAMLRGEAINHTENRAVLHTVLRLPRGETFNLNGENIAADVHKVLAQMRSFSDAVREGRWLGYTGKSIRTIVNIGIGGSDLGPQMACIALAPWSQKNLSLHFVSNVDGRHVADALANADPETTLFVVASKTFVTMETLTNARTAREWMLAHGCPAEQIRQHFVALSTNVEAAAEFGIAPENVFPFWNWAGGRYSMWSAIGLSIALYVGMDKFEEMLAGAHEMDLHFAQAPLEQNLPVLMALIGVWNINFLGLQALSIAPYHQRMTRVPAYLQQLEMESNGKSVTREGQRVDYTTSPILFGEAGTNGQHAYFQLLHQGATIIPTDFIVVAEDDAGLPGHNKALLANCFAQSKAMALGKSMQEVRAELGDLPEKMLAPRVFEGNRPTSTLLLDSLTPRSLGAMIALYEHKVFVQSVIWDINAFDQWGVELGKSLAQQLISLDPDAVKEDYDSSTRGLLQAIRRRDKTTQINKQLQ, from the coding sequence ATTTCTGTTTCCCGTACTCCTTTATGGTGCCTGTTGCAGCAGCGCGCCAACAATATGCCAAGTCTGAAGGACTTGTTTCAAGCCGATCCGCAACGCTTTACGCATTTTTCGGCATCCGCTTGTGGCATGTTGCTCGATTACTCGAAACAAAGAATTGATACCACCGCCAAGCTCAATTTGCTGGCGCTGGCCAGACAGCAAGAAGTTGAGTCGCGCCGTGATGCCATGTTGCGTGGCGAAGCCATTAATCACACCGAAAATCGCGCAGTTTTGCATACCGTGTTGCGCCTGCCGCGAGGTGAAACGTTTAATTTGAATGGCGAAAACATCGCCGCCGATGTGCATAAAGTCTTGGCGCAGATGCGCAGCTTTAGCGATGCGGTGCGCGAAGGGCGCTGGCTGGGTTACACCGGCAAGTCTATCCGCACTATCGTTAATATCGGTATCGGTGGCTCTGATCTGGGCCCGCAAATGGCGTGCATCGCCTTAGCACCCTGGTCGCAAAAAAATCTGTCTCTGCACTTCGTCTCGAATGTCGATGGTCGCCACGTGGCCGATGCGCTGGCCAATGCCGATCCTGAGACCACCTTGTTTGTGGTGGCATCGAAAACCTTTGTCACCATGGAGACGCTGACCAACGCGCGCACCGCACGCGAGTGGATGCTGGCGCATGGCTGCCCGGCCGAACAGATCCGTCAGCATTTTGTGGCACTCAGTACCAACGTAGAAGCCGCGGCCGAATTTGGTATCGCACCGGAAAACGTGTTCCCGTTCTGGAATTGGGCTGGCGGACGTTACTCGATGTGGAGCGCGATCGGTCTCTCGATTGCCCTGTATGTGGGCATGGATAAATTCGAAGAAATGCTGGCCGGTGCGCACGAGATGGATCTGCATTTCGCGCAAGCGCCGCTGGAGCAAAATCTGCCAGTGTTGATGGCCTTGATCGGGGTCTGGAATATCAACTTCCTCGGCCTGCAAGCTCTGTCGATTGCGCCTTACCACCAACGCATGACACGGGTGCCGGCTTATCTGCAACAGCTGGAAATGGAAAGTAACGGCAAGTCCGTCACACGGGAAGGTCAGCGCGTCGATTACACCACCTCGCCTATCTTGTTTGGCGAGGCCGGTACTAATGGTCAGCATGCTTACTTTCAGTTACTGCATCAGGGCGCGACGATTATCCCTACCGATTTTATTGTGGTGGCCGAAGACGATGCTGGTCTGCCTGGGCACAACAAGGCCTTGCTGGCCAATTGCTTCGCCCAGTCAAAAGCCATGGCCTTGGGCAAGAGCATGCAAGAAGTGCGTGCCGAACTGGGTGATTTACCGGAAAAAATGCTGGCGCCACGCGTGTTTGAAGGCAATCGTCCAACCTCGACCCTGCTACTCGATTCCCTGACGCCACGTTCGCTCGGTGCCATGATCGCTCTGTACGAGCATAAAGTATTTGTGCAATCGGTGATCTGGGACATCAATGCTTTCGATCAGTGGGGCGTAGAACTGGGTAAATCGCTGGCGCAGCAATTGATCAGTCTTGATCCGGATGCGGTCAAGGAGGATTACGATAGTTCTACCCGTGGCTTGCTGCAGGCGATACGACGTCGCGATAAAACAACGCAGATCAACAAACAATTACAGTGA
- the zwf gene encoding glucose-6-phosphate dehydrogenase: MTTFVLFGGTGDLAKRKIIPALYSAYVNGRLAASFSFIGAAREALTDEEFRVRVAASIEAYASEDADHSAEKMAAFLALTTYSKINAHEAGDFEQLKQRIHTSETDPTLFYLATGPDIFIPVVEQLSKHGLVEGNARVVVEKPLGRDAQSAKEINQSLRTYLNENQIYRIDHYLGKEMVQNLLALRFANSFLEPLWNRKWIQDVQISISEQVGVESRGDFYDRTGALRDMVQNHLLQLVSIVAMEPPVNANPDAIRDEKVKVLRALHKFTPEEVSKKTVRGQYRAGAVDGKPVIGYQAEPGVPTASRNETFVAIRAEIDNWRWAGVPFYLRTGKRMASRCAEITINFKPIPYSIFGKAQGPLRSNRLVISLQPEESVQLFMKAKEPGEGIRLSDVALNLDFAEASNLRRVESYERLLLDAMHGDLTLFVRDDELSAAWAWIDPIMSAWSNDSEGLKSYIAGSWGPAASSYLLAQHGAAWGEEYVEG, translated from the coding sequence ATGACCACATTTGTATTGTTTGGCGGCACTGGCGATCTTGCCAAGCGCAAAATCATCCCTGCTTTGTATAGCGCGTATGTCAATGGTCGGCTAGCTGCCAGTTTTAGTTTCATCGGTGCCGCGCGTGAAGCCCTCACGGATGAAGAGTTTCGCGTGCGGGTGGCCGCCAGTATCGAGGCCTACGCCAGCGAAGACGCTGATCACAGCGCCGAAAAAATGGCAGCCTTTCTGGCTCTGACGACTTATTCCAAAATCAATGCACATGAAGCCGGCGATTTTGAGCAGCTCAAACAACGCATACACACCTCAGAAACCGACCCTACGCTGTTTTACCTCGCCACTGGTCCGGATATCTTTATCCCGGTGGTTGAGCAACTGTCTAAACACGGCCTGGTCGAAGGCAATGCCCGCGTGGTGGTAGAAAAACCTCTGGGGCGCGATGCCCAGTCGGCCAAAGAGATTAATCAATCGCTGCGCACTTATCTGAATGAAAATCAGATTTACCGTATCGATCACTATCTGGGTAAAGAGATGGTGCAAAACTTGTTGGCGCTACGCTTTGCCAATTCGTTTTTAGAGCCACTCTGGAATCGTAAGTGGATACAAGACGTACAGATTTCGATTTCTGAGCAAGTCGGGGTAGAGTCACGCGGCGATTTTTACGATCGCACTGGCGCGCTGCGCGACATGGTGCAAAACCATTTATTGCAACTGGTTTCTATCGTCGCCATGGAGCCGCCGGTGAACGCCAACCCAGATGCGATCCGCGATGAAAAAGTTAAAGTATTGCGCGCCCTGCATAAATTCACACCGGAAGAAGTGAGTAAAAAAACCGTGCGCGGCCAATATCGCGCCGGCGCTGTTGATGGCAAACCTGTCATTGGATATCAGGCTGAACCTGGTGTACCGACCGCCTCACGCAACGAGACTTTCGTCGCGATCCGCGCCGAGATCGACAACTGGCGTTGGGCTGGCGTACCGTTTTATCTGCGTACCGGCAAACGTATGGCGAGCCGCTGTGCCGAGATCACGATTAATTTTAAGCCGATACCGTATTCCATCTTTGGAAAAGCACAAGGACCTTTGCGCTCGAATCGTCTGGTGATCTCGCTGCAACCGGAAGAAAGCGTACAGCTCTTCATGAAGGCGAAAGAACCGGGCGAAGGGATACGGCTGTCGGATGTGGCACTCAATCTCGATTTCGCCGAAGCCTCAAATTTACGCCGGGTCGAATCTTATGAGCGTCTGTTATTAGATGCCATGCATGGCGACCTGACCTTGTTTGTACGTGACGATGAACTCAGTGCCGCCTGGGCCTGGATAGACCCTATCATGAGTGCCTGGAGCAATGACAGCGAAGGTTTGAAATCCTACATCGCTGGCAGTTGGGGGCCGGCCGCGTCTAGCTACCTGCTGGCGCAACATGGCGCCGCCTGGGGCGAAGAGTATGTGGAAGGTTAA
- the edd gene encoding phosphogluconate dehydratase, translated as MSTQPSVNPPLHPVLQRVTQRIIERSKTLRSEYLARLEQMRGRGPRRASLSCANQAHANAAADSKAKIWLNQAQKPNIGIVTSYNDMLSAHQPYATYPDQIKQTALRFNATAQVAGGVPAMCDGVTQGRPGMELSLFSRDVIAQATAIALSHDAFDATLCLGICDKIVPGLLIGALAFGHLPTIFVPAGPMGSGLSNKEKAAVRERYAQGKATKDELLAAESAAYHSAGTCTFYGTANSNQMLLEAMGLHMPGAAFVHPADPLRAALTDTAVERVLQLTEQSGNYRPIGQLVDEKCIVNAVIALLATGGSTNHTIHWIAVARAAGILIDWADFDELSSIIPLLTRVYPNGTADVNAFEDAGGPTFVIRELLSAGLMHADVMTVFGDQGLNSHTTKPVLEGEKVRWQALPALSTDTSVVRNVNDPFATTGGLRLLQGNLGRAIVKASAVPEEAWIVRAPAKVFDSQDALVNAYKAGQLNMDFVAVVIFQGPQANGMPELHHFTPVLGSLMSAGYKVALVTDGRMSGASGKIPAALHVSPEVAQGGPLGKVQEGDLIELNVHTGELRALVAEDEWNSRAVRTLSSDSSHGYGRDLFVAQRRVVTAPEKGASTLFID; from the coding sequence ATGAGCACACAGCCTAGCGTTAATCCTCCACTGCATCCAGTATTGCAGCGCGTGACACAACGTATTATTGAACGCAGTAAGACGTTGCGCAGTGAGTACCTGGCGCGTCTGGAACAAATGCGTGGCCGCGGTCCGCGTCGAGCCAGCCTGTCTTGCGCGAATCAGGCGCATGCCAATGCCGCGGCTGACTCCAAGGCTAAAATTTGGCTCAATCAGGCGCAAAAACCGAATATCGGCATCGTTACTTCATATAACGATATGCTATCGGCGCATCAGCCTTATGCCACTTATCCGGATCAAATTAAGCAAACAGCGCTGCGCTTTAATGCCACCGCGCAGGTGGCGGGCGGTGTACCAGCCATGTGCGATGGTGTCACTCAAGGGCGTCCTGGGATGGAGTTGTCGCTGTTTTCACGCGACGTGATTGCCCAGGCGACTGCAATCGCGCTTTCGCACGATGCTTTCGATGCCACCTTATGCCTGGGGATTTGCGACAAGATCGTGCCTGGCCTGTTGATAGGCGCTTTGGCATTTGGTCACTTGCCAACTATTTTTGTGCCGGCCGGACCTATGGGCTCGGGCTTGTCGAATAAAGAAAAAGCCGCGGTACGTGAACGCTATGCCCAAGGCAAGGCGACTAAAGATGAATTACTGGCAGCCGAAAGTGCGGCCTATCACAGCGCTGGCACCTGTACTTTTTACGGCACCGCCAATAGTAATCAGATGTTGTTAGAAGCGATGGGCTTACATATGCCGGGCGCCGCTTTCGTTCATCCTGCCGATCCTTTACGTGCTGCCTTGACCGATACCGCGGTAGAGCGCGTGTTGCAGTTGACCGAACAGAGTGGCAACTACCGTCCTATCGGCCAACTGGTCGATGAAAAATGTATCGTTAATGCCGTCATCGCTTTGTTGGCCACTGGTGGCTCGACTAATCACACCATTCATTGGATTGCGGTAGCGCGCGCTGCCGGTATTTTGATCGATTGGGCCGATTTCGATGAGCTCTCCTCGATTATCCCTCTCTTGACTCGCGTGTATCCAAATGGCACTGCCGATGTGAATGCCTTTGAAGATGCTGGCGGCCCCACTTTTGTGATCCGCGAATTACTCTCGGCCGGTTTGATGCACGCCGATGTGATGACGGTGTTTGGCGACCAGGGCTTGAACTCACACACCACCAAGCCGGTGTTGGAGGGCGAAAAAGTCAGATGGCAAGCGCTGCCAGCGCTGTCTACCGATACCAGCGTGGTACGTAATGTCAATGATCCGTTTGCGACTACTGGTGGTTTGCGTCTGCTGCAAGGTAATTTGGGGCGCGCCATCGTCAAAGCGTCTGCCGTGCCGGAAGAGGCGTGGATAGTACGCGCGCCGGCCAAAGTGTTTGATTCTCAAGACGCGCTGGTGAATGCCTACAAGGCCGGGCAATTGAATATGGATTTCGTGGCCGTGGTGATTTTCCAGGGCCCGCAAGCCAATGGCATGCCCGAACTGCATCACTTTACGCCGGTATTGGGTAGCCTGATGTCGGCTGGCTATAAAGTTGCGCTGGTGACCGATGGGCGTATGTCGGGTGCCTCTGGCAAAATCCCGGCGGCACTGCATGTCAGTCCAGAAGTGGCACAAGGCGGGCCACTGGGCAAGGTGCAGGAAGGCGACCTGATCGAGCTCAATGTCCACACCGGTGAATTACGCGCCTTGGTGGCTGAGGATGAGTGGAATAGTCGTGCTGTGCGTACTTTGAGTAGCGACTCTTCGCATGGCTATGGACGTGATTTGTTCGTGGCACAAAGACGGGTCGTAACGGCGCCAGAAAAAGGTGCATCGACTTTGTTTATTGATTGA
- the eda gene encoding bifunctional 4-hydroxy-2-oxoglutarate aldolase/2-dehydro-3-deoxy-phosphogluconate aldolase yields MNPSKRSIIAQLAQLRVLPILVTDDVEQAIRCVTTLAEHGLPAVEITLRTPNAMNVLREVVKACPGVTVGAGTILTPAQLDAVKETGAAFGISPGITPVLAKAAAESGLPYFPGVGGASDLMLALEHGFDVVKLFPSDIVGGIKMAKALGGPFPDVRFCLTGGVTVEAMPQLLQQSNVLCVGGSWMCPASLIAAKDWAAIGALAAQAAAAAK; encoded by the coding sequence ATGAATCCTAGCAAACGGAGCATCATTGCCCAACTGGCCCAACTGCGCGTCTTGCCTATCTTGGTGACTGATGATGTAGAGCAGGCGATACGCTGCGTGACAACGCTGGCCGAGCATGGCTTGCCGGCGGTAGAGATTACTCTGCGTACCCCTAACGCCATGAACGTCTTGCGTGAAGTGGTCAAGGCCTGCCCGGGTGTGACGGTGGGCGCAGGCACTATCTTGACGCCTGCACAGTTGGATGCAGTCAAAGAAACTGGCGCGGCTTTCGGGATTAGTCCTGGTATCACACCCGTGTTGGCAAAAGCGGCCGCTGAGTCTGGCTTACCGTATTTTCCTGGCGTCGGTGGTGCTAGCGATTTAATGCTGGCGCTGGAGCATGGTTTTGATGTGGTTAAGTTGTTTCCGTCTGACATAGTGGGCGGCATCAAGATGGCCAAAGCCCTGGGCGGGCCATTTCCCGATGTGCGTTTTTGCCTGACCGGTGGCGTCACCGTAGAAGCCATGCCGCAACTGCTGCAGCAATCCAATGTGCTGTGTGTAGGCGGTTCATGGATGTGTCCAGCTAGCTTGATCGCAGCTAAGGACTGGGCTGCGATAGGCGCGCTGGCAGCTCAGGCAGCGGCTGCAGCAAAATAA
- the ppc gene encoding phosphoenolpyruvate carboxylase: protein MNTPFPTKVDLSEDDKDHSLREDIRRLGRILGDTVRNQHGDEIFELIETVRQNSIRFRRDADPAARSELESTLDSLTNDQTTQVIRAFSYFSHLVNLAEDQHHVRRTRAHLIAGSATRRGSLAHTIEALYENGHSTAQLLEFFQTAEVSPVLTAHPTEVQRKSILNCQMAITRLLDERDRMQLTPEESSANEEAVGRAVLTLWQTRMLRTSKLSVLDEVENGLSFYDYTFLRELPQLYAGLEDLLASKDAAHKTVELPSFMKMGSWIGGDRDGNPFVTAEVLEKTLAMQATRALKFYLDELHTLGSQLSMASLLVQVSPELQALAERSPDHSPHRSDEPYRLAISGMYARLAATYSQLLGLVPAIPASGLAQAYVNAEQLAADLDTVHQSLMANGSAALARGRLRHLRRAVSVFGFYLAPLDLRQNSDVHERVVAELLQAANPEMRYLELDEEGRIAVLIAEISSSRPLASPYLSYSEETQSELAIYRAACTAKQRYGMGAVPNCIISKTDGVSDMLELALLLKESGLLHPDQARLDVNIIPLFETIGDLQNSAPSMDRLFAIPAYARLLASRGMAQEVMLGYSDSNKDGGFLTSGWELFKAELDLVKVFEKHQLRLRLFHGRGGSVGRGGGPSFQAILAQPAGAVQGQIRLTEQGEVITAKYGNPEVGRRNLEVLAAATMEASLLSHTEAAPRPEFLSAMEELSDHAFRAYRHLVYETEGFEQYFWESTVISEIAGLNIGSRPASRKKSTAIEDLRAIPWVFSWSQCRLMLPGWFGFGTAVQSYLKAHPETGLQNLQSMFKEWSFFSTVLSNMEMVLAKSDIGIASRYAQLVKDQALRDSIFPRLQAEHAATIEVLKLISGQDELLAANPLLKRSISNRFPYLSPLNHVQVELLERYRQGDPDERVRRGIHLSINGIAAGLRNSG, encoded by the coding sequence ATGAATACTCCATTCCCGACTAAAGTTGATCTCTCTGAAGACGACAAAGACCATAGCCTGCGCGAAGATATTCGCCGTCTCGGCCGCATCTTGGGCGACACCGTGCGCAATCAGCATGGCGACGAAATTTTTGAATTAATCGAAACGGTACGCCAAAATTCGATACGCTTTCGGCGCGATGCCGATCCGGCTGCGCGCAGCGAGCTGGAAAGCACGCTCGACAGCCTGACCAATGACCAGACCACTCAGGTGATACGGGCCTTCAGTTATTTTTCGCATCTGGTGAATCTGGCCGAAGATCAGCATCATGTGCGCCGTACCCGTGCCCATCTGATCGCTGGTTCCGCTACCCGTCGTGGTAGCCTGGCGCACACCATAGAGGCGCTGTATGAGAATGGCCACAGCACCGCGCAATTACTAGAATTTTTCCAAACTGCCGAAGTGAGTCCAGTCCTGACCGCGCACCCTACCGAAGTGCAGCGTAAGAGCATACTCAATTGCCAGATGGCGATTACCCGTCTGCTGGACGAGCGCGATCGTATGCAGTTGACCCCGGAAGAGTCTAGTGCCAATGAAGAGGCGGTAGGGCGCGCCGTGCTGACTTTATGGCAGACCCGCATGTTGCGCACCTCGAAACTCTCGGTGCTCGATGAGGTGGAAAACGGTCTGAGTTTTTACGATTACACCTTCTTGCGCGAACTGCCGCAGTTGTACGCAGGTCTGGAAGATTTATTGGCCAGCAAAGATGCAGCGCATAAGACTGTGGAATTGCCTAGCTTCATGAAGATGGGTAGCTGGATAGGCGGCGACCGTGACGGTAATCCTTTTGTTACCGCTGAAGTGCTGGAAAAAACCCTGGCGATGCAAGCAACGCGCGCGCTCAAATTTTATCTCGATGAGTTGCATACTCTGGGTTCGCAATTGTCTATGGCTAGTTTGCTGGTGCAGGTCTCACCAGAATTACAGGCATTGGCGGAGCGCTCCCCCGATCATTCGCCGCACCGCTCGGATGAGCCGTATCGCCTGGCGATTAGCGGCATGTATGCGCGACTGGCAGCCACCTATAGCCAATTATTGGGTCTGGTACCGGCGATTCCGGCCAGTGGTCTGGCGCAAGCTTACGTCAATGCCGAACAACTGGCGGCCGATCTTGACACTGTCCATCAATCGCTGATGGCAAATGGGTCAGCAGCTTTGGCGCGTGGTCGTTTGCGCCATTTGCGACGTGCGGTGAGCGTGTTTGGCTTTTATCTGGCACCGCTGGATCTGCGTCAGAATTCGGATGTGCATGAGCGTGTGGTGGCTGAACTCTTACAAGCAGCAAACCCCGAGATGCGTTATCTGGAGCTCGATGAAGAAGGGCGGATTGCCGTCCTGATCGCTGAAATCAGTTCATCGCGTCCACTGGCTTCGCCGTATCTGAGCTATTCCGAAGAAACCCAGTCTGAGCTGGCGATTTATCGCGCCGCCTGTACCGCCAAGCAGCGTTATGGCATGGGCGCAGTACCTAACTGCATCATCTCCAAAACCGATGGCGTCTCCGACATGCTGGAGCTGGCTTTATTGCTGAAAGAATCGGGTTTGTTGCATCCGGATCAGGCACGGCTCGACGTCAACATCATTCCATTGTTTGAGACTATCGGCGATTTGCAAAATAGCGCCCCGTCTATGGATCGCTTGTTCGCTATCCCCGCCTATGCACGCCTGCTGGCCAGTCGCGGTATGGCACAAGAAGTCATGCTGGGCTATTCAGACAGTAATAAAGATGGCGGTTTCCTGACCTCGGGTTGGGAGCTATTTAAAGCTGAACTCGATTTGGTCAAAGTATTTGAAAAACATCAGCTACGTTTGCGTCTGTTTCATGGCCGTGGTGGTTCTGTCGGTCGTGGCGGCGGACCAAGTTTTCAGGCTATCCTGGCGCAACCGGCCGGTGCGGTGCAGGGACAAATTCGCCTGACCGAACAGGGCGAAGTGATTACCGCCAAATACGGTAATCCGGAAGTGGGTCGGCGCAATTTGGAAGTGTTGGCGGCCGCCACCATGGAGGCGAGTTTGCTCTCGCACACTGAAGCTGCACCAAGGCCAGAGTTTTTGTCGGCGATGGAAGAATTGTCCGATCACGCCTTCCGCGCTTATCGCCATCTGGTCTATGAGACCGAAGGTTTTGAACAGTATTTCTGGGAATCGACCGTAATTTCAGAAATCGCAGGTCTGAATATCGGCAGCCGCCCTGCCTCACGCAAAAAATCCACCGCGATCGAAGATCTGCGCGCAATTCCCTGGGTATTTAGCTGGTCGCAATGCCGCCTGATGTTGCCGGGTTGGTTTGGTTTTGGTACTGCAGTGCAAAGCTATCTGAAGGCACATCCGGAGACTGGCTTGCAGAATTTGCAGTCTATGTTTAAGGAATGGTCGTTCTTTTCTACGGTTTTGTCGAACATGGAAATGGTCTTGGCCAAGAGCGATATCGGGATCGCCAGCCGCTATGCGCAACTGGTCAAGGATCAGGCCTTGCGCGACAGCATTTTTCCTAGATTGCAGGCCGAACATGCGGCCACGATCGAAGTGTTGAAGCTTATTTCCGGCCAGGACGAATTATTGGCGGCTAACCCATTGCTAAAACGCTCGATCAGTAACCGTTTCCCTTACTTGTCGCCACTTAATCACGTGCAGGTGGAGTTGCTGGAGCGCTATCGTCAGGGCGATCCGGATGAGCGAGTACGGCGTGGTATCCATTTATCTATCAATGGGATCGCGGCAGGCTTAAGAAATAGCGGTTAA